The genomic stretch ACCAGTAATCCCAACGACTAATACTATGCGTTTCTTGCCCCTTGCAATGAGACTGCAGGTGCTGATTGTGCGGGGGGAGCTTCCTCCTCAGACGGACCGTCTGTGACGAGTCCGGAGCACGGGACTAACGAGCAAGGAGGGGATATCACAGAGTGCTCGAGCTCGTTTGCGGACTCCTTTTGTGAAACTGGCGACGAGGCAGACTTTGGTGACCTGGAAGTGAATTCGCCCTTTTCAATTCATGCTGATGGCGGTCAAGCCTCGGCGCTGCCCAGGTGAGTCTGTTATCTGTTCCTTGTATCCTCTGAATGATGCTGGTTGGATGATTACACAATCCTGTTTGCTGATCATCTGATTGTATTGTTTGAGAAAGAAATAAACCAGCAGAGTACGCTGTTAGACAGTTAGGCACCGATATATTATACATTTCGGTTTCCCTATCTGGCATCCGAAAAGGTAGGTTGTAGTAGAGTGGGCCCAGTTTTGCTCTTGGCATGGCCGCAGAAGTAACTTTTGCCGATGTAGAAGCAGGATCGTTGGGCGTACTTGTATATTCTGTCAACTGCAGCTTTTGTGAAAAGTTCATGCACTATGCTTCCATATTGTGCATGAACATAAGTAGCCGGACAACTAGTAGGCAATGTATGTTGTATTACACACACTTTGTCGAATTTCTGGATTCAATGGAAGCCCAAAACATAACATGTGCACTATCTAGTGTTGACCCATTAGGCCTATCCAATCTTGTATTTGTGTGCTCCTATGTAAAGTGCCTAGTTTTAATCCTGAGCTATGGCACATGTTCTCTTTTTGACCTATAACTTCAATACAAAGCAAGTTATAACTACCTGTATCAGACACGTGACCCCCTTCCCGCCTCAGTTTTCTTGTCATTTAATGTTGGTTTTCTCTGAAAGTGTTGGGCTAAATTGAGCTTTTATGTGTTTTCTCGGGCATAGGCTGAGATTTGTCAAGAAAGTTAGGACAAGCAGAAGACACTTCAAGACACAACTAGATATGTTCATGAGATATGACCTCTAGCTATGTCTCGATGCTTCTCTAGTTGTCTTTTGTTTGTAAGAAGTACCTCTGGGTAGCTATGTCCTAGTTTGAACACTCAAGGTGCAATTCATTTGAAAGTAAGGACACACAAAAGAAGACACTTCCGAGACACAATTAGAGACGTTCATCAGACATGACCTCTAGTTATGTCTTGATGCTTCTCTAGTTACCCCTTGTTTGTAATAATCTTGGCGAATGAGTGGCAGAATACATGGACTGAATTGTATGCCCACCATCTTTGGCGTTTAGCTCCGCACATGCAACATTAGACCGGAGTACCCTGGGTAGCTAATTAGCTATGTCCTAGTGAAGGCGACACCATTTGGAAGCATAGTGCATGAATTCGTAACACACACCAACTGTGCGAAACTCTCTTCCACTATTTGGACTTTCGTTCCAGTGAAGGCGACACCATTTGGACCCTCGTTTCACTATGCTGCTTTCTCTCTTCTTGGATACTAGACAACAAATTTGTGTGAAACTCAGTGATAAGTGAATGACGTCTTAAAAGAAAACTGGCCATGTTTCCTTATTTGAAACCCCAGGCAACTGTGCGTGTGGCATCTTCAGACTGCAGCATTAGGGAAAGAAGTGGTCCTGGGGTTGCTACTTCTTGGTTTGACCAAGCAAGACacagttttttttagataaacgtTAATTCAGAGATATATTTGGCAACGTCAAGTATCACCCTATAATTATGTTGTGCACCTCTTGTTTCTTCATAAGATGGAAGCCAGAATTTTCTTTTGGTTCCCATGTGTTTTACAAAGTTCTATCTGACTTGTCATCTTCTATGGGTATTGCATTCTTAGGGTATTTTCTattaaaaaatatttactttggTGTGCTTTCATTTTGTGTAACATCTCCACATTTGAATTATCTTTCAGAAAGAAAAAGGTAACTGCTGAGTGGAGGAGTGCCGTCCGGCCAATGCTGTGGAGATGTGAGTGGTTAGAGCTGCGCATGAAGGATCTTTTATCTCAAGTATCAAAGTATGATAGCCAGCTTGCTCTCATCAAGCAGGAAAAAGAATTGCAGCGGGCAATAAGCAACACAAATGGTTctaggacagaatcaggaaagagCTACAGAGGCCATGCAAATACTAGCATGGAGAGGAGAAAGCGGAAAAGACATGAAGACACCATGGACACTTCATTGTACCTCAAGAAGCACCAGATATTATCATACTTCTTTGGTCCGTTATCTACTTATTTTCTGTTTGTAGGGATAGTGCATCACATTATCCCATGGTTGTCTACGTTTTGCGCCAGGATTATATTAATAATGTTATTCTTGTCTTTTGCAGATAAACAAAACAAGGGAGCTCAAACAGGTGACCTCTTAATTGACGATGATAGTCATGGTACAGGTATGGTGGTTATTTTGTCTGGGTTAATAGTGTTACTTAATACGTAGCAAAATTCTGCATTAAGTCTAGCTGGCATGTTACTTAACCGAGAGAATATGCTTGCTTATAGTAGGACAGCTGCATTTGTTTTCTAGTCGCATGCCAGCAGTGGCAGCAGTTAATTAGTTGATCTTTAGGCTAAAGCTGGAGTCTGCCATGACTTATGACTGTTTGATACATTTCAGTGCTCTGCAACCATAAAATTTGTGTGAAAATCATCTTGCTAGGCAAGTGAAAGCTGACACAGACCTACTGGCACCTTGTTGATATACTAGGTTAAAATATTCAGGGCATCATGTTAGTGAATGCTTTAATTTCGCCAAAATAGCTGTCCTGGTTGTCTGTAAAGTAGGCAAGTAAATTATTTACTGATTTATTCAGCCATACCTTCGTGTGTGTTTCCTGCATCTACCTGATCCATAAATCTTTGAGTTAGTGTTAACTGTTAACATCCTATTGTCTGATGAACCAGTTAAGCGGGTTACACTGCAAACATTGAAGGATTATTATGTTTTCATTgcagaaaatatataaaaaacaTCTTCATTGTCTACCCTCTGGATTTAAGTAGTTCTCTTGTTCAAGTGCTATCTATTTAATTAACTTCGTCCTAATGCAGTTGGAGATGCTACTAAAGGTCTGCTTGATATTGTTGGTTTGTCTGCGTCCAAGGAATATGATCTGGATTCTAAGCAATTCATGTTACAGAAAATTCTATTGAAAATTAGTGGTATCCAGTCTCGAGTTCATCGTCTACAAGAGCGTCTCAGGAAGGCTGGCTCCAAACAAGCAAAGTTGGCATCTTTCATGGATCATGCTGAGGTCAACGTGGCTGAGAAAAGGCAAAGGACACAAAAACGTTCATTCTCTCCTGAGAATGATCGATATGCTAGACCACAGAAACAGAAGAAGCTAAACATTTTGCTGGAGCAGGAGAATAGAACAGCTCTTTCAGTTAAGCCTACATTGTCTGAGAGGGCAACTGATTGTGTAAAAGAAGAACCACAGTGGGATAGTGAAGAAAAAACTGCAGAGAGGAGCCATGCACATAAGAAAGCCATCACAGTGGACCTACTCCTAGGTGCTGAAAGTTCCTTAGCAAATGGTCATTTCAGAGATCTGTGCAAAGAAGTAAGTCCCCTTTGTATATTTCTTCTTTGTGTCGTTGTCTTGATCTTGTTCAGATGTGGCAGATCTGGCTCAGCTCAGTTGTATTTAAAATATTGGTTAAGAAATTGAAGCCAAACCCCTCCTATGTCTTGTATATACATAGTAGGACTTGGATTTAGAAATTACGAGTTATAGATTGCATCTGTTAAAATATTGCACATATGACTTTGACTTTTGAATTCTGAAACAACCTGGATGGGACACATATGATATTTCCCTCCTGAAACACTACTTTCCCCATGATACAAGAACTGCAATTAAGTCTTGGAAATGCATTTGGGTTCCGAGGTAGGTGTGTAGCATGTTATAGATGAGTTCTTATGAGTACATTTCATAGTAGATTGCTTGTACATCAGATCTATCCAGAACTTCATATTTAATGTGCTATGGCAGGTAGAAAGCATCCCTGTT from Lolium rigidum isolate FL_2022 chromosome 4, APGP_CSIRO_Lrig_0.1, whole genome shotgun sequence encodes the following:
- the LOC124707126 gene encoding eukaryotic translation initiation factor 5B-like translates to MAENGAAEVPLFEDDGDEEFEGDRGADCAGGASSSDGPSVTSPEHGTNEQGGDITECSSSFADSFCETGDEADFGDLEVNSPFSIHADGGQASALPRKKKVTAEWRSAVRPMLWRCEWLELRMKDLLSQVSKYDSQLALIKQEKELQRAISNTNGSRTESGKSYRGHANTSMERRKRKRHEDTMDTSLYLKKHQILSYFFGPLSTYFLFVGIVHHIIPWLSTFCARIILIMLFLSFADKQNKGAQTGDLLIDDDSHGTVGDATKGLLDIVGLSASKEYDLDSKQFMLQKILLKISGIQSRVHRLQERLRKAGSKQAKLASFMDHAEVNVAEKRQRTQKRSFSPENDRYARPQKQKKLNILLEQENRTALSVKPTLSERATDCVKEEPQWDSEEKTAERSHAHKKAITVDLLLGAESSLANGHFRDLCKENADDILIDNRGAKEGYQPFENVKHPLEEAPALTANIAKTATLKAGGISEPAEAEKISIPLVKQEQELSRAKPPALTLVYSGRKWRRQPRPEDVGSAAASKNHNKGASETPAENQKAQTPTAAENENAGPKKQKTMDTRSSSKLNSGSCLAAMMAKTGNSSSAAKTPKTGNSSSAAKTPKSGNSSSAAKTPKTGDLSSGGNKQAAETSSAAAKKARTGNSFSDAKKQAAGKSSAPARMDMSKNIPTSMRIEKAILVEVNSRRSQRVRKPKVY